Proteins from one Aureimonas sp. SA4125 genomic window:
- a CDS encoding NtaA/DmoA family FMN-dependent monooxygenase (This protein belongs to a clade of FMN-dependent monooxygenases, within a broader family of flavin-dependent oxidoreductases, the luciferase-like monooxygenase (LMM) family, some of whose members use coenzyme F420 rather than FMN.) — MLKGKRFMPANMFHLGWFLQGSSIGGWGDKWSGNTAHDWMYPSAYLDLARAMERSCFDYILIEDSIYIGQNWQDSREIFLTNGISVPRQEPSVVATLMAAATTRLGIVPTLSTFAYHPYLTSRIVGTLDQISLGRGGWNVVTGSSDLSAQNFGMEQLADHDERYVMAEEYMQICQGLWGSWEPGAIVGDRDTGVLIDHGKVHTIDYKGKYYSSRGPLNSGPLPQGQPVIAQAGGSKSGKGFAARYADTIVAAPKGVASMKQYREDIHAEMAAIGRDPKHCKVLFLVQPIVTETMTEAAERIAERRAASERNIDQRLARFGWSTNLDLSGCDLDAPIGELTTNGHQSSLAQFLARSSGKTLREAIIEHTTSGYCVDMVGTPDSIASQMAEVMEEVGGDGFLIEQPNVNRRTVASITDGLVPVLQHRGLTRKAYAHEQLRDNLLDF; from the coding sequence GTGCTCAAGGGGAAGCGGTTCATGCCAGCAAATATGTTCCATCTCGGTTGGTTTCTTCAAGGCTCCAGCATTGGTGGGTGGGGTGACAAATGGTCCGGAAACACCGCTCATGATTGGATGTATCCAAGCGCCTATCTCGACCTCGCCCGCGCAATGGAGCGCTCCTGCTTCGACTACATCCTCATAGAAGACTCTATCTATATTGGGCAGAACTGGCAGGATTCGCGTGAGATTTTCCTCACCAACGGCATTAGCGTGCCGCGTCAGGAACCTTCGGTCGTCGCCACATTGATGGCAGCCGCTACGACGCGCCTGGGCATCGTGCCGACGCTGTCGACCTTTGCCTATCATCCTTACCTCACCTCACGGATCGTCGGCACCCTCGATCAGATCTCGCTCGGGCGAGGCGGCTGGAACGTCGTCACGGGCAGTTCGGACCTCTCTGCCCAGAACTTCGGCATGGAGCAACTGGCGGACCATGACGAACGCTACGTGATGGCTGAGGAGTACATGCAGATATGCCAGGGGCTCTGGGGATCATGGGAGCCTGGCGCGATCGTCGGGGATCGCGACACCGGCGTGCTGATCGATCACGGCAAGGTCCATACGATCGACTACAAGGGAAAATACTACTCCTCGCGCGGACCCTTAAATTCAGGCCCACTGCCGCAGGGTCAGCCCGTCATCGCCCAGGCGGGTGGCTCGAAAAGCGGCAAGGGTTTCGCCGCCCGCTATGCCGACACGATCGTGGCAGCACCGAAGGGCGTGGCCTCCATGAAACAGTACCGCGAAGACATTCACGCCGAGATGGCTGCGATCGGACGGGACCCGAAGCACTGCAAGGTCCTGTTCCTGGTGCAGCCGATCGTGACGGAAACGATGACGGAGGCCGCCGAGCGCATCGCCGAGCGTCGGGCCGCGTCCGAAAGGAACATCGACCAGCGCCTCGCACGCTTCGGTTGGAGCACCAATCTTGACCTGTCGGGCTGCGATCTCGACGCCCCCATCGGGGAACTCACCACCAATGGACATCAGTCGAGCCTTGCGCAGTTCCTCGCCCGCTCATCCGGCAAGACTCTCCGTGAGGCGATCATCGAGCATACGACGAGCGGCTACTGCGTCGACATGGTCGGCACTCCCGACAGCATCGCCAGCCAGATGGCGGAGGTGATGGAAGAGGTCGGAGGCGACGGCTTCCTGATCGAGCAGCCAAACGTCAATCGGCGCACCGTTGCCTCAATCACCGACGGCCTCGTGCCGGTGCTCCAGCACCGCGGGCTGACACGCAAGGCCTACGCGCACGAGCAGCTGCGCGACAATCTTCTGGATTTTTAG
- a CDS encoding transporter substrate-binding domain-containing protein encodes MSRLSKVTLSAASMLMGALLLIPRLAAAETLVLGNEGVYPPFSVVASDGELTGFEPALAREMCKRMEVECEFVVMDFKALVPSILQGKFNILASQLSPTPERLEKLTYSTPIVYNPTTFVVRKGSDLTFTPEGLAGKNLKLGLQRGAASIPYVEKNFEGLFSPVLYDNPDQMRLDLLAGRIDLVFDSKINWTLELINKPDGKDYLLAGGDHWIGDPSIPENKRGYSWAVRKGDEAIVERMNVALAAIIEDCTYTKIRKEYLDITILAAEAACVDASN; translated from the coding sequence ATGTCCAGACTGTCCAAAGTCACTCTCTCGGCCGCCAGCATGCTGATGGGAGCATTGCTTCTGATCCCGCGCCTTGCAGCGGCGGAAACGCTCGTGCTCGGCAATGAAGGGGTCTATCCGCCCTTCAGCGTCGTGGCTTCCGACGGAGAGTTGACGGGCTTCGAGCCGGCGCTAGCCCGCGAGATGTGTAAGCGGATGGAGGTTGAATGCGAGTTCGTCGTGATGGATTTCAAGGCTCTGGTGCCGTCGATCCTGCAGGGCAAGTTCAACATCCTTGCGAGCCAGCTTTCACCGACGCCGGAGCGCCTGGAAAAACTGACATACAGCACGCCGATCGTCTACAATCCCACGACCTTCGTGGTGCGCAAGGGCAGCGACCTGACCTTCACCCCTGAGGGGCTCGCCGGCAAGAATCTGAAGCTCGGCCTCCAGCGGGGCGCCGCGTCGATCCCTTATGTCGAAAAGAATTTCGAGGGGCTGTTCTCCCCCGTTCTCTATGACAATCCCGACCAGATGCGCCTCGATCTGCTGGCCGGTCGTATCGACCTCGTCTTCGATTCAAAGATCAACTGGACGCTGGAACTGATCAACAAGCCGGATGGCAAGGATTATCTCCTCGCCGGCGGTGATCACTGGATCGGAGATCCATCCATTCCAGAGAACAAGCGCGGGTACAGCTGGGCCGTGCGCAAGGGCGACGAGGCGATCGTCGAGAGGATGAACGTCGCCTTGGCCGCGATCATCGAAGACTGCACCTACACCAAGATTCGCAAGGAGTATCTGGACATTACCATCCTGGCCGCAGAGGCGGCCTGCGTCGACGCGTCCAACTGA